Proteins co-encoded in one Chitinophagales bacterium genomic window:
- the cls gene encoding cardiolipin synthase: MKDIAVIALALVMFGLIGYFAAAQFGYIEGVGGIYHLFQDSLGKWVNLAVFIVVLITIGAIFFRFDNASTILAWIFMLITFPIVGLIGNLYLSREYLLGRKLSQKEDKDLEYLKKSGVLENDYSAKHDTIAKEDVIQEKMNIVRMLSNNCKALLTDCNKITLLNNGKVTYDALLKAIEAAKEHINIEYYIIENDVIGNKVKDALIKKAKEGVEVRLIYDGLGSWGMGGKFKRQLKDAGVQITTFRSVSWLIFATKINFRNHRKIAVMDGKIAFVGGINIGDNYIKDPELGFWRDTHLQIEGEAAQSLQAIFLADWLHASREKNVDVEKYLKIHRPDNKQWVQIAASGPDSEWSSTLQAFFAAITTAKEYVYIATPYFIPTESISTALCVAALSGVDVRIILPKDSDSSIVKWGTRFNVGQLLEAGVRVFYYAKGFIHSKVMVVDDVFGSVGTANMDIRSFDQNLEVNALLYDKKIVAELKKSFQEDLTYSEEVTLKDHQNRPYLDRVKERAANMVSPLL, translated from the coding sequence ATGAAAGACATTGCAGTAATTGCACTTGCTTTGGTGATGTTCGGTTTGATAGGTTATTTTGCAGCAGCACAGTTTGGCTATATTGAAGGAGTTGGTGGGATTTATCATTTATTTCAAGACTCACTTGGCAAATGGGTGAATCTTGCAGTTTTTATTGTGGTGTTGATTACCATTGGTGCCATTTTCTTTCGGTTTGACAATGCAAGTACAATCCTTGCATGGATATTTATGTTGATTACGTTTCCGATAGTGGGCTTGATTGGAAACTTGTATTTAAGTCGTGAATACCTATTGGGGCGAAAATTGTCTCAAAAAGAAGATAAGGATTTGGAATATCTGAAAAAATCTGGTGTTTTAGAAAATGATTATTCTGCCAAACACGATACGATAGCAAAGGAAGATGTCATTCAGGAGAAAATGAATATCGTGAGAATGTTGTCCAACAACTGCAAGGCCCTGCTGACTGACTGCAATAAAATCACTTTGTTGAACAATGGTAAAGTTACTTACGATGCTTTGTTGAAAGCCATCGAAGCAGCAAAAGAACATATAAATATTGAATACTACATCATTGAAAACGATGTTATTGGGAACAAAGTAAAGGACGCTTTGATCAAAAAAGCAAAAGAAGGAGTAGAGGTGCGACTTATTTACGATGGTTTGGGAAGCTGGGGAATGGGGGGCAAGTTCAAAAGACAACTCAAAGATGCAGGTGTGCAGATAACTACTTTTCGGTCGGTTTCTTGGCTGATTTTTGCCACCAAAATCAACTTTCGCAACCATCGAAAAATTGCTGTCATGGATGGCAAAATTGCTTTTGTTGGAGGCATCAATATTGGCGATAATTATATCAAAGATCCTGAATTGGGCTTTTGGCGAGATACACACTTACAGATTGAAGGAGAAGCAGCTCAAAGTTTACAAGCTATTTTCTTGGCAGATTGGTTACATGCGAGCAGAGAAAAAAATGTAGACGTTGAGAAATACTTGAAAATACACCGTCCTGATAATAAACAATGGGTGCAAATAGCGGCAAGTGGCCCCGATTCGGAATGGTCTAGCACTCTACAAGCTTTTTTTGCCGCTATTACTACCGCCAAAGAATATGTTTATATTGCTACTCCCTATTTTATTCCCACCGAAAGTATTTCGACTGCTCTTTGTGTAGCTGCTTTGAGTGGTGTAGATGTCCGAATTATTCTCCCAAAAGACTCCGATTCTTCAATCGTAAAATGGGGAACACGATTCAATGTTGGGCAACTTTTGGAGGCAGGGGTAAGGGTGTTTTACTACGCCAAAGGATTCATTCACAGCAAGGTAATGGTAGTAGATGATGTGTTTGGTTCGGTTGGCACTGCCAATATGGATATCCGTAGTTTCGACCAAAACTTAGAAGTTAACGCATTGTTATACGATAAAAAAATCGTGGCAGAATTGAAAAAATCTTTTCAAGAAGATTTGACTTATAGTGAAGAAGTGACACTTAAAGATCATCAAAACCGACCCTATTTGGATAGGGTGAAAGAACGGGCTGCGAATATGGTGTCGCCTTTGTTGTAG
- the lipB gene encoding lipoyl(octanoyl) transferase LipB, protein MYKIPNRKIQFQDLGSVSYEDAWKYQDELFQSVVAEKVANRKKAESEQLPTDNHLIFCNHPHVYTLGKNGSIDNLLLNEAELEDQNIEFFKINRGGDITYHGPGQIVGYPIMDLDNFFTDIHKFLRFLEEMVILTLAEYGLEAGRIKGATGVWLDGENPLKARKICAMGIRCSRWVTMHGWAFNVNANLDYFNNIVPCGITDKAVTSLHKELEVEKVDIEEVKSKLKKHFTNLFEAELVKNLQPVR, encoded by the coding sequence ATGTACAAAATTCCCAATCGAAAGATACAGTTTCAAGACCTTGGTTCGGTAAGTTATGAAGACGCTTGGAAATACCAAGATGAACTATTTCAAAGTGTAGTTGCAGAAAAAGTGGCCAATAGAAAAAAGGCGGAATCAGAACAATTGCCAACCGACAACCACTTGATTTTCTGCAATCACCCCCACGTTTACACCCTCGGAAAAAATGGGTCAATAGACAATTTGCTGCTCAATGAAGCCGAATTGGAAGACCAAAACATCGAATTCTTCAAAATCAATAGAGGAGGCGACATTACCTATCATGGCCCTGGTCAAATTGTGGGTTATCCGATTATGGATCTTGACAATTTTTTCACCGACATTCACAAGTTTTTGCGGTTTTTGGAAGAAATGGTTATCCTCACTTTGGCGGAATATGGTCTTGAGGCAGGACGTATCAAAGGCGCAACAGGTGTTTGGTTGGATGGTGAAAATCCATTGAAGGCAAGGAAAATATGCGCTATGGGAATCCGCTGCAGTCGATGGGTGACAATGCACGGATGGGCATTTAATGTAAATGCCAACCTTGATTACTTCAACAATATTGTTCCTTGCGGCATCACTGATAAGGCAGTGACGTCACTCCACAAAGAATTGGAGGTGGAAAAGGTGGATATTGAAGAGGTGAAAAGTAAATTGAAGAAGCATTTTACAAATTTATTTGAAGCTGAACTGGTGAAAAATTTGCAGCCGGTGAGATAA
- a CDS encoding cytochrome P450 encodes MNQQKAQLSDIPGDWGLPFFGDMFKFLKNPIQLYKDKQEKYGDVFKMQYFGKTQLVLLDKAANQFLLIEQGKYTSNEQAWEFPLKDLFPNGLMLMDGERHQYHRNILRTAFEKDPMNGYLEMMLPIIEDFVESWRTQKKVFAFNAYKELTLQMAGKVFFGLDFSKDLAIVNQHIIEVVKAATAIPVAIPFSTYARGVKARKKLEAYFKTLIAQKRANPQKDLFSLLCFAKSEEGNQLSDQEIVDHLIFILMAAHDTTASTLTSLTYLLAKNPTWQQRVRKEATQLDLNNLKEVKDLRILEDMDLAIKEALRLYPPLILLPRVSTHAMQFGDYAIPANTRLGVVLQHNHYNDELWKKPEQFDPERFDKERKEHRKCPHAYAPFGAGKHHCIGFAFAEMQIKLIMNHLLQQFEWTVPENYKAPYRAVPLQEPTDGLPIYLKSL; translated from the coding sequence ATGAATCAGCAAAAAGCACAACTATCAGACATTCCAGGCGATTGGGGTTTACCCTTTTTTGGCGACATGTTTAAGTTTTTGAAAAACCCAATTCAACTCTACAAGGACAAACAAGAGAAATATGGAGATGTATTCAAAATGCAATATTTCGGAAAAACGCAATTGGTATTGTTAGACAAAGCAGCGAATCAGTTCTTGCTAATTGAGCAAGGAAAATACACTTCTAATGAACAAGCATGGGAATTTCCACTCAAAGATTTGTTTCCCAATGGTTTGATGCTCATGGACGGAGAACGCCATCAGTACCATCGAAATATCTTGCGAACGGCATTTGAAAAAGACCCGATGAACGGATACTTGGAAATGATGCTGCCGATTATTGAAGATTTTGTGGAAAGTTGGCGGACACAAAAAAAGGTGTTTGCTTTCAACGCCTACAAGGAATTGACCCTTCAAATGGCGGGAAAAGTATTTTTTGGGTTGGATTTCTCCAAAGACTTGGCTATTGTGAATCAACATATTATTGAAGTGGTGAAAGCAGCAACGGCCATTCCAGTAGCTATACCCTTTAGCACTTATGCTCGTGGTGTTAAAGCAAGAAAAAAGTTGGAGGCTTACTTCAAAACCCTGATTGCACAGAAACGTGCAAATCCTCAAAAAGATCTTTTTAGCCTTCTCTGCTTTGCCAAAAGTGAAGAAGGCAATCAATTGAGTGACCAAGAAATCGTAGATCACCTCATTTTTATTCTGATGGCTGCCCACGACACCACCGCAAGCACGCTTACAAGCCTTACCTATCTGCTTGCCAAAAATCCAACATGGCAGCAGCGTGTTCGCAAAGAGGCTACCCAACTGGACTTAAATAATTTGAAGGAAGTCAAAGATTTGCGAATCTTGGAAGATATGGATTTGGCAATCAAAGAAGCTTTGCGACTGTATCCACCACTTATATTGTTGCCTCGGGTGAGTACCCATGCAATGCAATTTGGAGATTATGCCATTCCTGCCAATACCCGTTTGGGTGTTGTTTTACAGCACAATCACTACAATGATGAACTTTGGAAAAAACCTGAACAATTTGATCCTGAGCGTTTTGACAAAGAAAGAAAGGAACACCGTAAATGCCCTCATGCCTATGCACCTTTTGGGGCGGGGAAGCACCATTGTATCGGGTTTGCATTTGCAGAAATGCAAATCAAATTGATTATGAATCACTTATTGCAGCAATTTGAGTGGACTGTTCCCGAAAATTACAAAGCTCCTTATCGAGCAGTTCCACTGCAAGAACCCACCGATGGTTTACCGATTTATTTGAAGTCATTGTAA
- a CDS encoding OadG family transporter subunit — translation MPETLYSALTLLLIGMITVFIILFLVVVSGNVLIRLVNKYVPAPIERSKSYLPTNDKGTAIPSSKIAAIVAAVEMVSEGKAQVVKIERKK, via the coding sequence ATGCCTGAAACTTTATATTCCGCTCTTACACTGTTGTTGATTGGTATGATTACCGTTTTCATCATTTTATTTTTGGTGGTAGTCAGTGGAAATGTGCTTATTCGTTTGGTTAATAAATATGTACCCGCTCCAATCGAACGGTCTAAATCTTATTTGCCGACTAATGACAAAGGAACGGCGATACCTTCTTCAAAAATTGCAGCCATTGTAGCAGCAGTAGAAATGGTTTCAGAAGGTAAGGCACAAGTTGTGAAAATTGAGCGCAAAAAGTGA
- a CDS encoding sodium ion-translocating decarboxylase subunit beta, with protein MDILEKLYKMTAFSNIVASPSILIMLGLAFALLYLGIKKQYEPLLLVPIGFGLLLANFPGGGMNVIPAIDSSAPILHATVLELAKDYGIMNMLYYTLIKTGLLPPIIFLGVGAMTDFAPMLRNLRLAFFGAAAQIGIFSVLIAAFLMGFDLKESAALGIIGGADGPTAIYTTIMLAPHLLGPIAIAAYSYMALVPVIIPLVVRFTVTEKELKINMKQQDREFPNKIKINNMRAVKIIFPILLVTIVSLLVPSSVPLVGMLLFGNLIKEIGSDTKRLSNAAANGIMNTATIFLGLTVGATMTADAFLNFQTIAIIVGGFIAFVFSITGGIMAVKIYNLFAQKKINPLIGATGLSAVPMASRVANEIALEYDDTNHLLQYAMASNISGVIGSAVAAGVLITFLG; from the coding sequence ATGGATATTTTAGAAAAACTCTATAAAATGACTGCCTTTAGCAACATTGTTGCGAGTCCAAGCATATTGATTATGTTGGGATTGGCCTTCGCATTGTTGTATTTAGGTATCAAAAAACAATACGAACCACTTTTGTTGGTGCCGATTGGTTTCGGATTACTGCTCGCCAATTTTCCCGGTGGAGGTATGAATGTTATCCCTGCCATAGACAGCAGTGCACCAATTTTACATGCAACAGTTTTGGAACTTGCCAAAGATTACGGCATTATGAACATGCTCTACTATACCCTCATCAAAACAGGATTGTTACCCCCCATTATCTTTTTAGGTGTTGGAGCAATGACTGATTTTGCTCCAATGCTACGCAATTTGCGTTTGGCATTTTTTGGAGCAGCTGCCCAAATTGGTATTTTTAGTGTATTGATTGCCGCTTTTTTAATGGGTTTTGATCTTAAAGAATCTGCTGCTTTGGGGATTATTGGAGGGGCAGATGGCCCAACAGCTATCTATACGACCATTATGTTAGCACCTCATTTACTTGGGCCAATAGCCATTGCAGCCTACTCTTACATGGCTTTAGTACCTGTTATTATTCCGCTGGTGGTGAGGTTTACAGTTACAGAAAAAGAGCTGAAAATCAACATGAAACAACAGGATAGAGAGTTTCCGAATAAGATAAAAATCAACAATATGAGGGCGGTAAAAATCATTTTCCCCATTTTGTTAGTCACCATTGTTTCACTATTAGTTCCTTCTTCTGTTCCTTTGGTTGGCATGCTTTTATTCGGCAATTTAATCAAAGAAATAGGTAGCGACACCAAGCGATTGAGTAATGCCGCTGCAAATGGAATCATGAATACTGCCACCATCTTTTTGGGTTTAACTGTTGGTGCAACAATGACCGCAGATGCTTTCCTCAACTTTCAAACCATAGCGATTATTGTAGGTGGTTTTATTGCGTTTGTTTTTTCGATTACAGGCGGAATTATGGCAGTAAAAATCTATAATTTATTTGCCCAAAAGAAAATCAATCCGTTGATTGGAGCAACAGGATTGAGTGCTGTCCCGATGGCTTCAAGGGTTGCCAATGAAATCGCATTGGAGTATGATGATACGAATCATCTACTTCAATACGCAATGGCAAGCAATATATCAGGAGTCATTGGTTCTGCAGTTGCAGCAGGTGTATTGATTACTTTTTTGGGATAG
- a CDS encoding tetratricopeptide repeat protein: MSKRKATKTAQQTDNQGNTKPSKSFLERYQWWGLLLVVGCTYLVFAGVVKNDFIDYQDNLYILSNGLIQSTSLQIFGEPVANHYQPLTLLSFAFNYQTANLAPAAYHWTNLILHLINVVLVFFVLYLLSNRKPLVGLIGAMLFAVHPMQIETVAWLSARSVLVYSFFILLSLIAYLQYYNTLKSWWRVAAIFTYILALFSNSAAIVFPFVLLAIHYFRGDSIDRKLGMKWAEFWVISLGFLAMALYYHQIGNAEGSIASILMDSTYAFTLYFLKFIIPFKLAIFHPAPSIVPTQTLLYYLSPVVVLMFVGLTIWAFRSARVLAFGLLFFAANIVWFLPFFQHSESIINESNVYIAYIGLAFVVANGIYHYLLQSDKSQQFVSKVILSGGIFAVLILAYTSYQRVAVWESNFTIWQDAIDKYPQTSYMGYAFKGDYYRNIQNYTEALNQYNQSLQINPNYGTVYHRRAITNHFLKNTKAAEADYLRAIEMNEEKYMSYANLCKIHRMEGDYEQAMKECNAAIEGGDFVEKHNVYLQRATMLALAKNYEKALADYNEYLKYETEDGKGYRWRAIAYYELQNYDAAMKDIQSALNLNASDAIAYLYRYRIHKLRNNVEEARLDSIRAKDLGAPF; encoded by the coding sequence ATGTCAAAACGCAAAGCCACAAAAACAGCACAACAAACAGACAATCAAGGCAACACAAAACCTTCTAAGTCCTTTTTAGAACGTTACCAATGGTGGGGTCTTTTGTTGGTAGTAGGATGCACCTATTTGGTATTTGCAGGAGTGGTGAAAAACGATTTCATAGATTACCAAGATAATTTGTATATCCTTAGCAATGGTTTGATACAAAGTACTTCTTTACAAATTTTTGGTGAACCAGTAGCCAATCATTACCAGCCACTTACTCTATTATCTTTTGCCTTCAATTACCAAACCGCCAATCTCGCACCTGCTGCTTACCACTGGACAAACTTAATCTTACATTTAATCAATGTTGTTTTGGTCTTTTTCGTACTCTATTTGTTGAGTAACCGAAAGCCATTGGTAGGACTAATTGGAGCTATGTTGTTTGCCGTTCATCCCATGCAAATAGAAACGGTAGCTTGGTTGTCAGCACGTTCGGTTTTGGTATATAGTTTTTTTATTCTATTGTCACTTATCGCTTACCTTCAATACTACAACACCCTAAAATCCTGGTGGCGAGTTGCAGCTATCTTCACTTATATTTTGGCACTGTTTTCTAATTCTGCTGCGATTGTATTTCCTTTTGTTTTGTTGGCAATTCATTATTTTAGAGGTGATTCGATAGACCGAAAATTGGGAATGAAATGGGCCGAATTTTGGGTGATTTCTCTGGGATTTTTGGCGATGGCATTGTATTACCATCAAATAGGAAATGCAGAAGGAAGTATTGCATCTATTTTGATGGATAGCACTTATGCGTTTACGCTGTACTTTTTGAAATTCATTATTCCCTTCAAATTAGCTATTTTTCACCCTGCACCAAGTATCGTTCCCACACAAACGTTGCTGTATTACCTTTCTCCCGTTGTGGTATTAATGTTTGTAGGGCTTACGATATGGGCGTTTCGTTCTGCTCGTGTTTTGGCCTTTGGGTTGTTGTTTTTTGCAGCAAACATAGTATGGTTTCTGCCCTTTTTCCAACATTCGGAAAGCATTATCAACGAAAGCAATGTCTATATCGCCTATATTGGATTGGCGTTTGTGGTAGCAAATGGTATATACCATTATTTGCTACAAAGCGATAAATCACAACAATTTGTAAGCAAGGTAATATTGAGTGGAGGAATCTTTGCCGTCTTAATTTTGGCTTATACCAGCTATCAAAGAGTCGCCGTTTGGGAAAGTAATTTTACCATTTGGCAAGATGCGATTGACAAATATCCACAAACATCATACATGGGATATGCCTTCAAAGGCGACTATTACCGCAACATTCAAAACTATACGGAAGCCCTAAATCAATACAATCAATCCCTCCAAATCAATCCCAATTATGGCACAGTTTACCACCGAAGAGCCATCACAAATCATTTTCTTAAAAACACCAAAGCAGCAGAAGCAGATTACCTTAGGGCAATTGAAATGAATGAAGAAAAGTATATGTCTTACGCCAATCTCTGCAAAATTCATCGGATGGAAGGTGACTATGAACAGGCAATGAAAGAATGCAATGCTGCCATTGAAGGAGGTGATTTTGTAGAAAAACACAATGTCTATTTGCAGAGGGCAACTATGTTAGCATTGGCAAAAAACTACGAAAAAGCCCTTGCCGATTACAACGAATATTTGAAGTATGAAACGGAAGATGGAAAAGGCTATCGTTGGCGGGCCATCGCTTATTACGAGTTGCAGAACTACGATGCCGCTATGAAAGACATTCAATCGGCCTTAAATCTCAATGCAAGTGATGCCATTGCGTATTTGTATCGATATCGAATCCACAAATTGCGGAATAATGTTGAGGAAGCAAGATTAGACAGCATACGGGCAAAAGACTTGGGTGCACCTTTTTAA
- a CDS encoding AraC family transcriptional regulator, with the protein MDTKHIYFQSYNENHLPNHEAHNTNRLAYSSFKKIEDQGTVGGIAIKYVIQGLEEYAVGYDSHEVGDNQFLLLNQGTPFHVSIDTKDYTNGICVNLSTCMVKDVLRNFEAKEETLLDFPLDFDEMKGSIPIIDKIYPANESSILGNQLKKLAHQIESQKITDLSEHHLLTTQDVYYDLTLALLQLQGKAFDQMNKLSSVKRSTRKELYKRLSVAKEFIDENLDKGIDIQDISKVATISPFHFHRTFKAVYGLSPHQYRIQKRLGKAAELLMDIEHSVTEIAFLTGFADIHSFSRSFKKEFGIPPSKYRRFNDE; encoded by the coding sequence ATGGACACGAAACACATTTATTTTCAAAGCTACAATGAAAATCATCTACCCAATCATGAAGCCCACAATACCAATAGATTGGCATATTCTTCCTTCAAAAAAATTGAAGATCAAGGGACTGTTGGTGGAATAGCGATTAAATATGTTATACAAGGATTGGAGGAATATGCTGTGGGTTATGACAGTCATGAGGTCGGTGATAATCAGTTTTTATTGCTCAATCAAGGAACTCCTTTTCATGTATCCATCGACACAAAAGATTACACCAATGGTATTTGTGTGAATTTAAGTACCTGTATGGTCAAGGATGTGTTGAGGAATTTTGAAGCAAAAGAGGAAACCTTGCTCGATTTTCCTTTAGATTTTGATGAAATGAAGGGTTCGATACCCATTATTGACAAAATTTATCCCGCCAATGAATCGTCTATTTTGGGGAATCAACTCAAAAAACTGGCACATCAAATTGAAAGTCAAAAAATAACAGACTTATCAGAACATCACTTGTTGACTACCCAAGATGTGTATTATGACCTCACACTTGCTTTGCTGCAATTGCAGGGTAAGGCTTTTGACCAAATGAACAAATTGTCGAGTGTGAAGCGAAGCACTCGCAAGGAATTGTACAAACGCCTGTCGGTTGCCAAAGAATTCATTGACGAAAATTTAGATAAAGGTATTGACATTCAAGACATATCGAAAGTAGCCACTATTTCTCCCTTTCATTTTCACCGCACCTTCAAAGCCGTTTATGGTTTGTCTCCCCACCAATACCGCATCCAAAAACGATTGGGCAAAGCTGCAGAACTTTTGATGGACATCGAACATTCTGTTACAGAGATTGCTTTTCTCACAGGTTTTGCCGATATTCACTCCTTTAGCCGTTCTTTTAAAAAGGAGTTTGGTATTCCACCTTCAAAATATCGGCGATTTAATGATGAATGA
- a CDS encoding DUF4918 family protein produces the protein MKILTFAEKIISFNKSLQLTAKLPPNIGVMNPFATNEKVLETSSQFYRKFYNDNKKRKLILGINPGRFGAGVTGVPFTDSHRMSTYCGLSIEGVKTYELSSVFVYDVIEAYGGAEAFYQDVYISSVCPLGFVIRDAKGNEKNYNYYDSKTLQEAVTPFIIESIEAQLEFGIDRSTGFCMGSGKNFKFLNALNKERKFFDKIVPLEHPRYVMQYKLKSKQLYVDKYLRTLG, from the coding sequence ATGAAAATTCTAACCTTCGCCGAAAAAATCATCTCCTTCAACAAATCCCTTCAATTGACCGCCAAACTCCCTCCCAACATTGGCGTAATGAATCCCTTTGCAACAAACGAAAAGGTGTTGGAAACTTCCAGTCAGTTTTACCGCAAATTTTACAACGATAATAAGAAGCGCAAACTCATTTTGGGCATCAATCCTGGGCGATTCGGGGCGGGTGTGACGGGAGTTCCTTTCACCGATTCCCACCGAATGTCAACCTATTGTGGCTTGAGCATTGAAGGAGTGAAAACCTACGAATTATCATCGGTTTTTGTGTACGATGTTATTGAAGCTTATGGTGGTGCGGAGGCGTTTTATCAAGACGTTTATATCAGTTCGGTTTGTCCGCTCGGTTTTGTGATTCGTGATGCAAAGGGCAATGAAAAAAACTACAATTACTACGATAGCAAGACATTGCAGGAAGCGGTTACACCGTTTATCATTGAATCCATTGAAGCACAATTGGAGTTTGGAATTGACCGAAGTACAGGCTTTTGTATGGGAAGTGGTAAGAATTTTAAGTTCTTGAACGCTTTGAACAAGGAAAGGAAGTTTTTCGACAAAATTGTGCCATTGGAACACCCTCGTTATGTGATGCAGTACAAATTGAAGTCGAAGCAATTGTATGTGGATAAATATTTGCGGACTTTGGGCTAA
- a CDS encoding biotin/lipoyl-containing protein, whose product MGREIQLSLVYRDMWQSSGKYMPRVDQLVRVAEPIIEMGCFARIETNGGGFEQINLLFGENPNKAVRAWTAPFNKAGIQTHMLERGLNGIRMSPVSADVRKLMFKVKKKQGTDISRSFDGLNDARNIIDSIRYAKEGGMIAQAALSITHSKVHTVEYYINLGKELIEGGADEICIKDMAGIGRPVSIGKIVKGIKDAFPKILIQYHGHSTPGFSVASSLEAARAGADIIDVGMEPLSWGTGHADLLTIHEMLKDAGFSLPPINQEAYMETRRLTQEFIDDFLGYYIDPQNRYMSSLLIGPGLPGGMMGSLMADLPPRAKSINKSREKFNKESLTENQVLMELFKEVEYVWPKMGYPPLVTPYSQYVKNTALANIMQMQKGKERWSIMGEDVWDMLTGRSGKLPSEIAPELVAMAKAQGREFYTGHPQELYKSKLEFYRQDMLQKGWDLGQDDEELLEYAMHPTEYVKYKSGEAKAKFEEDLAEKRAAAKVQEDAAKGIFSAKPNDTNTQTSMPNFQPKTLNVRVGEEEFTVTVSYDGSEMPVSQSLNPPAIEKSASNGQSTNTNNGKLEDILAPLEGVFYLRKNPSDPAVNVGDMVKVGDTIGYIEAMKVSNAVKTTKSGRIAEILVKTGEEVEDDDVLMKISPM is encoded by the coding sequence ATGGGTCGCGAGATTCAATTAAGTCTTGTTTATAGAGATATGTGGCAATCATCTGGAAAATACATGCCACGAGTTGACCAGTTGGTAAGAGTTGCAGAGCCTATTATCGAAATGGGTTGTTTTGCGAGAATAGAAACAAATGGTGGTGGTTTTGAACAAATTAACCTACTTTTTGGAGAAAATCCCAACAAAGCAGTGAGAGCATGGACAGCTCCCTTCAACAAAGCAGGAATACAGACACACATGCTCGAAAGAGGACTAAATGGTATTCGAATGAGTCCAGTTTCTGCCGATGTTCGCAAGTTGATGTTCAAAGTCAAAAAGAAGCAAGGAACAGATATTTCTCGTTCTTTTGACGGTTTGAACGATGCTCGAAACATAATTGACTCTATTCGCTATGCCAAAGAAGGTGGAATGATTGCCCAAGCTGCCTTGAGTATCACCCACTCCAAAGTACATACCGTTGAATACTACATCAATCTGGGCAAAGAACTAATTGAAGGAGGTGCTGATGAAATTTGTATCAAAGACATGGCGGGAATTGGTCGACCTGTTTCGATTGGAAAAATTGTGAAAGGTATCAAGGATGCTTTTCCGAAGATATTGATTCAATACCATGGCCATTCTACACCAGGTTTTTCGGTAGCCAGTTCATTGGAAGCTGCTAGAGCTGGTGCAGATATCATTGACGTAGGCATGGAACCGCTTTCGTGGGGAACAGGTCATGCGGACTTGCTCACAATCCACGAAATGCTCAAAGATGCAGGCTTTAGCCTTCCGCCAATCAACCAAGAAGCCTATATGGAAACTCGGCGATTGACACAAGAATTTATTGATGACTTCTTGGGCTATTACATTGATCCTCAAAACCGCTACATGAGTTCACTGCTTATCGGTCCAGGGCTTCCAGGCGGCATGATGGGGAGTTTGATGGCAGATTTGCCGCCCCGAGCCAAAAGCATCAACAAAAGTCGCGAGAAATTTAACAAAGAATCCCTCACCGAAAACCAAGTATTGATGGAACTTTTCAAAGAGGTAGAATACGTTTGGCCCAAAATGGGATATCCACCTTTGGTGACTCCTTACAGCCAATATGTGAAAAATACTGCTTTGGCAAATATCATGCAGATGCAAAAAGGTAAAGAGCGTTGGAGCATCATGGGCGAAGACGTGTGGGACATGCTTACAGGACGTTCGGGGAAACTACCCAGTGAAATTGCACCTGAATTGGTGGCAATGGCAAAAGCACAAGGGCGAGAATTTTATACAGGACATCCACAGGAACTCTACAAAAGTAAATTGGAGTTTTACCGCCAAGATATGCTACAAAAAGGATGGGATTTAGGGCAAGACGATGAAGAACTATTAGAGTATGCGATGCACCCTACCGAATATGTAAAATACAAATCGGGTGAAGCAAAAGCCAAATTTGAAGAAGATTTGGCAGAAAAAAGGGCTGCAGCCAAAGTTCAAGAAGATGCTGCAAAAGGCATTTTTTCTGCAAAACCAAATGATACCAACACACAAACTTCAATGCCAAATTTCCAACCCAAAACCCTCAATGTACGAGTTGGTGAGGAAGAATTTACCGTCACTGTGTCTTATGATGGTTCGGAAATGCCTGTATCACAAAGCCTGAATCCACCAGCCATTGAAAAATCTGCCTCCAATGGTCAATCTACCAATACCAACAACGGTAAACTAGAAGATATTTTGGCTCCATTAGAAGGTGTTTTCTACCTCCGCAAAAACCCAAGTGATCCCGCAGTCAATGTTGGAGATATGGTAAAGGTCGGTGATACAATTGGTTATATTGAAGCCATGAAAGTATCCAATGCAGTGAAAACAACCAAAAGTGGACGAATTGCAGAAATATTGGTGAAAACTGGGGAAGAGGTGGAAGATGATGATGTATTGATGAAAATTAGCCCCATGTAA